The proteins below are encoded in one region of Aerosakkonema funiforme FACHB-1375:
- a CDS encoding alpha-amylase family glycosyl hydrolase translates to MTSTKVNSSQKIQEEKKNAVPAQKTHNQSQKNHKTSTIEFTLFAPYNKGAALIGTFSDWKEIPMQKGEDGYFRTQVELEDGVYEYKLRVQSKSWFFEPDQWVDIIDPYATDVDESKGVGTVTIKDGKRIVDTYVWKHDDKPLPADRELVIYELHVADFSGGEPDRYVRGKYKHVVEKLDYLCELGINAIELMPVKEYPGDYSWGYNPRYFFATETSYGTTDELKNLIDECHARGIRVIMDGIYNHSEASCPLTQIDHDYWYHHAPRDPDNNWGPEFNYEHYDENLGVKPAWQFIGETVRFWIQEYHIDGIRYDAARQMANYDFMHWIVEEAKKTAGSKPFYNIAEHIPETPSITNFDGPMDGCWHDSYRFCLIEHICGDTFDLERLKDAIDCKRQGFMGATNVVNYLSNHDQKRVMVELANRTIFDGEAFKRAKLGAAILMTSVGVPMLWMGEEFGDYKPKTIDPTKIEWALLGNDLNSGLFEYYKGLINLRKNNHALYTENIDFFHENAEAKVLAYTRWNGEGSRVVVVANFSDNYLAGYTVPNFPADGKWHEWTYDHDVESGSGQIIIDLPEYEAKVFVWQ, encoded by the coding sequence ATGACAAGCACAAAAGTTAATTCTTCTCAAAAAATCCAAGAAGAGAAGAAAAACGCTGTCCCTGCCCAAAAAACTCATAACCAAAGTCAAAAAAATCATAAAACAAGTACGATTGAATTTACTTTATTTGCACCTTATAACAAAGGAGCCGCGTTAATCGGGACTTTTTCCGATTGGAAAGAAATCCCGATGCAAAAAGGTGAAGATGGTTATTTCCGCACCCAAGTTGAATTGGAAGATGGCGTTTACGAATATAAATTGCGCGTGCAATCCAAAAGCTGGTTTTTTGAACCAGACCAATGGGTAGATATCATCGACCCTTACGCAACAGATGTTGATGAAAGCAAAGGAGTTGGCACGGTAACAATCAAAGACGGCAAACGAATTGTCGATACCTACGTTTGGAAACACGACGACAAACCGTTACCTGCCGATCGCGAATTAGTCATCTACGAATTGCACGTTGCCGACTTCTCCGGCGGCGAACCCGATCGCTACGTTCGTGGCAAATACAAACACGTTGTTGAAAAGTTAGATTATCTCTGCGAACTCGGCATCAACGCCATTGAACTGATGCCAGTTAAAGAATATCCCGGCGATTATAGTTGGGGCTATAATCCTCGTTATTTCTTTGCCACAGAAACAAGTTACGGCACAACCGACGAATTAAAAAATCTGATTGACGAGTGCCACGCACGCGGCATTCGGGTGATCATGGACGGGATTTATAACCACTCGGAAGCATCTTGTCCGCTCACTCAAATCGATCACGATTATTGGTATCACCATGCGCCCCGCGATCCCGATAATAACTGGGGGCCGGAATTTAACTACGAACATTACGACGAAAATTTAGGCGTTAAACCCGCGTGGCAATTTATCGGCGAGACGGTGCGTTTTTGGATTCAGGAATATCATATTGATGGCATTCGTTACGATGCTGCACGGCAAATGGCCAACTACGATTTCATGCACTGGATCGTTGAAGAAGCGAAAAAAACAGCAGGGTCGAAACCGTTTTACAACATTGCCGAACACATCCCAGAAACGCCCAGCATCACCAATTTTGACGGGCCTATGGATGGTTGTTGGCACGATAGTTACCGTTTCTGTCTGATCGAACACATCTGCGGCGATACGTTTGATTTGGAGCGTTTGAAAGATGCGATCGACTGCAAGCGCCAAGGCTTCATGGGGGCTACCAACGTAGTTAATTATCTCAGCAACCACGACCAAAAGCGCGTTATGGTGGAGTTGGCCAACCGCACCATTTTTGATGGCGAAGCTTTTAAACGTGCTAAGTTGGGAGCCGCCATATTAATGACATCTGTCGGCGTGCCAATGCTGTGGATGGGAGAAGAGTTTGGTGACTACAAACCCAAAACGATCGATCCCACAAAAATCGAATGGGCGCTGTTAGGAAATGACCTCAATAGCGGTTTGTTTGAATACTACAAAGGCTTGATTAATTTGCGGAAAAACAATCATGCCCTTTACACCGAAAACATTGATTTCTTCCATGAAAATGCTGAGGCAAAGGTATTAGCCTACACGCGCTGGAATGGTGAAGGTTCCCGTGTAGTCGTCGTCGCCAATTTCTCAGATAACTATCTGGCTGGATACACCGTTCCTAACTTCCCTGCCGATGGCAAATGGCACGAATGGACTTACGACCACGATGTTGAGTCTGGCAGCGGTCAAATCATCATCGATTTACCGGAGTACGAAGCAAAAGTTTTCGTTTGGCAATAG
- a CDS encoding ATP-binding protein, with the protein MVREQIIDTVRINARKTDAFDIYNIKHYMGPNPYLETGAVVLDFTLTGYLSPQPIEEYLSVIGDRYPQLRDETYETHAHLFARTLSELGKLDMGLHLNRWNLKQHPNFFRIAVQALHARTSRAIVYTVWDWFEAINQKEDFGLDDRIRNLQDTFRHSVYGGPTVYALLRTACGKGIPTFYLWDEGLMQYGYGKKLIRGVATTFDNDSHLDSDFTTRKDDCKAFLSTLGFPVPKGDVVVSLGEAKAAAAEIGYPVAVKPVAGHKGIGVTAAVRNEEELQQAFGRALKAIPEEQSISIIVEKSIKGADFRILCVNGRFVAATERRPASVVGDGYSTIRELIGRENRKPARLDTPTSAMSKIQCDDAMEQYLSEQNLSMDSVIESGRTVYLRKVANLSAGGLSIDATRTVHPDNIILAQDIAQHFKLTCLGIDVISPNLSESWKSGNFGILEINAAPGIFMHLNPAIGESVDVPSSILETFFKSGADARIPIITFNQISVAELQETIDHILLQHPDWTIGAVCREAVFVNRSQKILHKDYNTNVQSLLRNPKLDLLIAEYTEDVLERDGMFYHGSNMVVLNNPTETEMMLTGDIIEDATVVVKEGNSVSIRRKGLIEQYSLGEGEPFTRVYLKEIGTIL; encoded by the coding sequence ATGGTGCGAGAACAAATTATCGATACAGTACGCATTAACGCCAGGAAGACAGACGCCTTCGATATTTACAACATCAAACATTACATGGGGCCGAACCCATATTTAGAGACGGGGGCAGTAGTATTAGATTTTACCCTCACCGGGTATTTGTCGCCTCAACCCATAGAGGAATATTTGTCAGTGATTGGCGATCGCTACCCACAGTTGCGCGATGAGACATACGAAACCCATGCCCATCTCTTCGCCCGCACACTTTCAGAACTGGGAAAACTCGACATGGGTTTGCACCTCAACCGTTGGAATCTGAAACAGCATCCCAACTTTTTCAGAATTGCGGTGCAAGCACTGCACGCACGTACAAGTCGGGCAATAGTTTATACCGTTTGGGACTGGTTTGAAGCAATTAATCAAAAGGAAGATTTTGGTTTAGACGATCGCATTCGCAATCTTCAAGACACATTCCGACACAGCGTTTATGGTGGCCCCACAGTCTACGCTTTATTACGCACAGCCTGCGGCAAAGGAATTCCCACCTTTTATCTGTGGGATGAAGGACTCATGCAATACGGCTACGGCAAAAAACTAATTCGCGGCGTAGCCACAACATTTGATAACGATAGCCATCTCGATTCCGACTTTACCACCCGCAAAGATGACTGCAAAGCTTTTTTGAGTACATTAGGTTTTCCCGTTCCTAAAGGCGATGTAGTTGTCTCCCTTGGAGAAGCAAAAGCCGCCGCCGCAGAAATTGGCTATCCAGTAGCAGTTAAACCTGTAGCCGGTCACAAAGGCATAGGGGTAACAGCTGCGGTGCGAAACGAAGAAGAATTACAACAAGCTTTTGGCAGGGCGCTCAAAGCAATTCCAGAAGAACAATCAATCTCAATAATTGTCGAAAAAAGCATCAAAGGTGCAGATTTCCGCATCCTCTGCGTTAACGGCAGATTTGTCGCCGCTACCGAACGCCGTCCCGCATCAGTTGTAGGTGATGGGTACTCAACTATTCGTGAATTAATCGGGCGCGAAAATCGCAAACCTGCCCGTTTGGACACCCCTACTTCGGCGATGAGTAAAATTCAGTGCGACGACGCAATGGAACAGTATCTGTCCGAACAAAACTTATCAATGGACAGCGTAATTGAGTCAGGACGCACCGTTTATCTTCGCAAAGTCGCCAATCTTTCTGCTGGTGGTTTGAGTATAGATGCAACGCGCACCGTTCACCCAGATAACATTATTTTGGCGCAAGATATCGCACAGCACTTTAAGCTTACTTGTCTGGGGATAGATGTCATTTCTCCCAATCTCTCTGAATCTTGGAAATCGGGTAACTTCGGCATCCTGGAAATTAATGCCGCACCGGGGATTTTTATGCACCTTAACCCTGCCATCGGTGAAAGCGTCGATGTGCCGTCGTCGATTTTAGAAACCTTCTTTAAGTCTGGTGCAGATGCGAGGATACCGATTATTACTTTCAACCAAATTTCAGTTGCAGAACTGCAAGAAACTATTGACCATATCCTGTTGCAACACCCCGACTGGACGATAGGTGCTGTTTGTCGAGAAGCAGTTTTTGTGAATCGATCGCAAAAAATCTTGCACAAGGATTACAACACCAATGTCCAAAGCTTATTGCGTAATCCCAAACTGGATTTACTGATTGCTGAATACACAGAAGACGTGCTGGAAAGAGATGGTATGTTTTACCACGGCAGCAACATGGTAGTTCTGAATAATCCCACAGAAACAGAGATGATGCTAACGGGGGATATTATCGAAGACGCTACTGTAGTTGTCAAGGAAGGAAACAGCGTTTCCATTCGGCGCAAAGGTTTGATAGAACAATACTCCTTGGGAGAAGGCGAACCATTTACGCGGGTTTATCTGAAGGAAATTGGGACGATTCTGTAG
- a CDS encoding cyanophycinase — translation MALNENRGQLVIVGGAEQKEGECKVLREFVRRAGGIKSRIGIMTAATGLPREVGEDYTRIFERLGAEEVRVIDTEYREDASKPEYLEFMENATGVFFTGGDQARIISTIKDTDLDRAIHKRYAEGIVVGGTSAGAAMMPDIMIIEGDSETHPRVDVVAMGPGMAFLPGIVVDQHFSQRGRLGRLLSALAQQPAVLGFGIDEDTAVVIQGDEFQVVGSGVVTVVDLSEIVHINVDELLKDEALAICGAKLHILPDGYRFNLKTRKPVVEQMAQQAA, via the coding sequence ATGGCGCTAAATGAAAATCGTGGGCAATTAGTCATTGTTGGTGGGGCAGAACAAAAGGAAGGAGAATGCAAGGTACTTCGGGAGTTCGTTCGGCGGGCAGGAGGTATCAAAAGTCGCATTGGAATTATGACGGCTGCGACAGGCTTACCAAGAGAAGTGGGAGAAGATTACACCAGGATCTTTGAGCGACTGGGTGCTGAGGAAGTTCGAGTTATAGACACCGAATATCGGGAAGATGCAAGCAAACCCGAATACTTAGAATTTATGGAAAATGCGACTGGTGTGTTCTTTACTGGAGGAGATCAAGCTCGCATCATCAGCACCATTAAGGACACCGACCTCGATCGAGCTATTCATAAACGCTACGCGGAAGGAATCGTAGTCGGGGGTACAAGCGCTGGTGCGGCAATGATGCCAGACATTATGATTATTGAAGGCGACTCGGAAACCCATCCTCGCGTTGATGTTGTGGCAATGGGGCCGGGTATGGCCTTTCTTCCGGGGATAGTGGTCGATCAGCATTTCTCGCAACGCGGACGTTTGGGACGCTTGCTCTCCGCACTAGCACAGCAACCAGCCGTTTTGGGATTCGGTATTGACGAAGATACAGCTGTGGTAATACAAGGCGATGAGTTTCAAGTCGTAGGTTCGGGTGTTGTTACCGTTGTCGATTTGTCAGAAATCGTCCATATTAATGTAGACGAACTCTTGAAGGATGAAGCTTTAGCAATTTGTGGAGCTAAATTGCATATTCTTCCAGATGGATATCGGTTTAACTTGAAAACTCGAAAGCCAGTTGTTGAACAAATGGCTCAGCAAGCAGCCTAA
- a CDS encoding alpha-amylase family glycosyl hydrolase, protein MSSSIEFNLLAPNNKKLSLVGSFSNWKEIPMEKGDDGYFRTQVELEDGVYQYKFRVQSKSPAFTPDEWVDVIDPYATDVDEIKKQGVLRIKEGKRIVDTYVWQYDDKVLPENHELVIYEMHIADFSGGELDAHKRGKYVDAIAKLDYLCELGINAIELMPVNEYPGDYSWGYKVRHYFATESSYGTTEELKRFIDECHARGIRVILDGIYNHTDEECPLLLIDRNYWYYEYMHYPEDPGNYWGPEFNYDNYNEKLKIKPAWQFIGDVVTFWVREYHIDGIRFDAVRQLANYEFLEWIANEAKKAAANKPFYNIAEHIPDTHKVVTPNGPLDACWHESFYYFAIPHIAGESFELEKLKEVLDPRRQGYTATTNVINYLATHDRERTMRELGDRGIFGEEAFRRTKLAAVLLTTAMGVPMLWMGEEFGEHKRKSETVTQPKKIAWPLLEREKNRDLFAYYKSLIELRKENRSLQNDNIEIFHENAEAKVIAYHRWTEDAPPVVVVLNFSNNALLGYQIPNFPAAGKWRDRINNCDVEAGENLTLDLPEYEGKVLVYQD, encoded by the coding sequence ATGTCCAGTTCGATCGAATTCAATTTACTTGCTCCTAATAATAAGAAACTTTCCTTAGTCGGGTCTTTCTCTAATTGGAAAGAAATCCCAATGGAAAAAGGAGATGATGGTTATTTTCGGACGCAAGTAGAGCTAGAGGATGGTGTTTATCAATACAAATTTCGCGTCCAGTCGAAAAGCCCCGCTTTTACACCTGACGAATGGGTAGATGTCATCGACCCATACGCTACAGACGTTGATGAAATAAAAAAACAAGGTGTGCTGCGAATTAAGGAAGGCAAAAGAATTGTCGATACTTATGTTTGGCAATATGACGACAAAGTGCTACCGGAAAATCATGAATTAGTCATATATGAAATGCACATAGCCGACTTTTCTGGCGGCGAACTCGATGCCCATAAGCGAGGCAAATATGTAGATGCGATCGCTAAGTTAGATTATCTATGCGAATTGGGGATTAATGCGATCGAATTGATGCCAGTAAATGAGTATCCAGGCGATTATAGTTGGGGATACAAAGTGCGTCATTATTTCGCGACAGAATCCAGTTATGGCACAACTGAAGAGTTGAAGCGCTTTATTGATGAATGTCACGCCAGAGGTATTCGCGTTATTCTGGACGGAATTTATAACCACACGGATGAAGAATGTCCGTTATTGCTGATAGACAGAAATTACTGGTATTACGAGTATATGCACTATCCGGAAGATCCGGGTAATTATTGGGGGCCAGAATTTAACTACGATAATTACAACGAAAAATTGAAGATAAAACCTGCTTGGCAATTCATCGGCGATGTGGTGACTTTTTGGGTAAGAGAATATCATATTGATGGCATTCGCTTTGACGCGGTGCGGCAATTAGCTAACTATGAATTCTTAGAATGGATTGCCAACGAAGCGAAAAAAGCTGCTGCAAATAAGCCGTTTTACAACATTGCCGAACATATTCCCGATACGCATAAGGTTGTGACCCCAAATGGCCCGCTGGATGCTTGTTGGCATGAGAGTTTTTATTACTTTGCGATTCCCCATATTGCTGGTGAAAGCTTTGAATTAGAAAAGCTGAAGGAAGTTTTAGACCCCAGGCGACAGGGTTATACTGCTACTACAAATGTCATCAATTACTTGGCGACTCACGATCGCGAACGTACAATGAGAGAATTAGGCGATCGCGGCATTTTTGGCGAAGAGGCATTTCGGCGAACTAAGTTGGCAGCTGTTCTGTTAACAACAGCGATGGGAGTACCAATGCTGTGGATGGGAGAAGAATTTGGCGAACACAAACGCAAAAGCGAAACTGTAACTCAGCCGAAAAAAATTGCATGGCCTTTGTTGGAGAGAGAGAAAAATCGCGATTTGTTTGCTTATTACAAAAGCTTAATTGAGTTGCGGAAAGAAAATCGCTCGCTGCAAAACGATAACATCGAAATTTTCCACGAAAATGCAGAAGCAAAAGTTATCGCTTACCATCGCTGGACTGAAGATGCTCCTCCGGTTGTTGTTGTGCTAAATTTTTCTAATAATGCTCTACTTGGTTATCAAATTCCCAACTTCCCCGCTGCTGGAAAATGGCGCGATCGCATCAATAACTGCGATGTAGAAGCTGGTGAGAATTTGACCTTAGACCTGCCAGAATATGAAGGCAAAGTGTTAGTTTATCAAGATTGA
- a CDS encoding acetate and sugar kinases/Hsc70/actin family protein has product MAIEIRLLNRFQLRPKTNDETLLDLPIVELAPVSTSNLPHISSISCVVEGEPRQLGAQIQAAYRTFTFKQPIRLYAPQRLRQDPYPLDKPLPGNVGCTLLVIVEYFDSDAAGNPILAIPQTASKSCYLFTPKTEPEIPAIDINKIEPQPAVIVEEKPKPVEKNLNESTDWLAIDFGTSNSTVTLFDASFVSNEKSLPKEQKERLGELLVEWLNSTTVDALAGVSVAEWERFIGDIKKDVEIPEMGTLNDQALLVTIRKIETSLGNRPESFRRAANKKLNHIYHEVFRVPPLSSQNLLRVSLDLGSEAKEIPSELEIQSLKALKVLMGNRVLQNRRTAFSETKGEEINGKFHHSPKRYFGQQRDAMQVKWEGVESEITSNELIQAAWGYLIENTKKYYETRTSGRSSRRDITTAVVTYPAVAPPVVRREIEQMVSALGMDFVKTDYDEAVSVVIFFLWREFGGDLNIGIESFKTRCHWDGKKWSQNVLVLDIGGGTTDLALINLSLEEKDPFERDEDRGAGGRYYVLTPTFIGSSGHLQLGGELITLRIFKLLKVAIADCLLTAVTSGDLECQKLEDEIAGLSDRFLTKDGKYKIGSLWECVDKKTSNPEEDPAYNDALKDAEKILPTKWKNNPSRLQTFYEIWDYAEEIKIEINQNIDRERVVLTEKKISDLLKQSGIDFKVKSADRLNVKINRQQFENAVSPVVEDAVRIAKGLVESRLGYQSENHRQEKVDWLILSGQTCKIYLVEELVKQEFSKYDYFVWNPERVTFVPEFSKMATSVGACYAEKLRQYGFDLEAAKGMLRLGVNQLDIDVKNLFYFLPCSFTLKTQGERDRLIFRNGRELRQLSDRDSIAKTRSDWEGVPLTITIYRQDFDGANPMLWGGYNINRLVRQLGMEEDEFKAKIKVQFEIDQKLQFKLLFCQGTPHSLISASCESLDLKKAIAAASPELANQPIISQDGKLLCDIAVYVIELQTVSVGPKDPPLVFDSQVDYSKFMEGFRYESNVKEQGTGLISKPLPEFPRKGKHTFCFRDPITDRWETIGELSRPGGKSDYNYQYYVTLDDKGILRIHAGEIPYWTSDNPECLKQEGCVFETGLEDKPKEIDENRDPFCGIH; this is encoded by the coding sequence ATGGCTATTGAAATCAGACTATTAAATAGATTCCAACTTCGTCCGAAAACGAATGACGAAACTTTATTAGATTTGCCGATCGTAGAATTGGCTCCAGTTTCCACAAGCAATTTACCGCATATTTCCAGCATCAGTTGCGTGGTGGAAGGGGAACCGCGACAATTAGGAGCGCAAATCCAAGCGGCGTACAGAACATTTACGTTTAAACAACCTATCAGACTATACGCTCCTCAACGATTAAGACAAGACCCTTACCCATTGGATAAACCATTACCGGGAAATGTCGGTTGCACTTTGCTGGTAATTGTGGAATATTTCGACTCTGACGCCGCTGGAAATCCGATTTTAGCGATACCGCAAACAGCAAGCAAAAGTTGCTACTTATTTACTCCCAAAACCGAACCGGAAATACCTGCGATCGACATTAATAAAATTGAACCACAACCAGCAGTAATTGTCGAAGAAAAGCCTAAACCAGTTGAAAAAAATCTTAACGAATCTACCGACTGGTTAGCGATCGATTTTGGCACATCCAACTCCACAGTCACCCTGTTTGATGCAAGTTTTGTATCCAACGAAAAAAGCTTACCCAAAGAACAAAAAGAACGGTTAGGCGAACTATTGGTAGAATGGTTGAATTCCACAACTGTTGATGCGTTAGCTGGTGTGAGTGTAGCGGAGTGGGAAAGATTTATTGGCGATATCAAAAAAGATGTGGAAATACCCGAAATGGGTACTCTCAATGACCAAGCTTTGCTAGTCACGATCCGCAAAATCGAAACTTCCTTGGGAAATCGTCCCGAATCATTCCGCCGCGCTGCTAACAAAAAATTAAACCATATTTACCACGAAGTCTTCCGCGTCCCGCCTTTATCATCGCAAAATCTGCTCCGAGTTTCTTTGGATCTGGGAAGTGAAGCAAAGGAAATACCCAGCGAGTTGGAAATCCAAAGTCTGAAAGCTTTAAAGGTACTCATGGGAAACAGAGTTCTTCAGAACAGAAGAACAGCTTTTTCCGAAACTAAAGGAGAAGAAATTAACGGGAAGTTTCATCATTCGCCGAAGCGATATTTCGGTCAACAACGGGATGCAATGCAAGTAAAATGGGAGGGAGTTGAGTCAGAAATTACCAGCAACGAATTAATTCAAGCTGCTTGGGGTTATTTGATCGAGAATACCAAAAAATATTACGAAACCAGAACTTCTGGTAGGTCTTCGCGTCGAGATATTACTACCGCAGTTGTGACTTATCCGGCGGTAGCGCCGCCAGTGGTGCGTCGCGAAATTGAGCAAATGGTGAGTGCGTTGGGGATGGATTTCGTAAAGACTGATTACGATGAAGCTGTCTCGGTAGTAATCTTTTTCTTATGGCGGGAATTCGGCGGCGATTTGAATATTGGGATTGAATCTTTCAAAACTCGCTGTCATTGGGATGGGAAAAAATGGTCGCAAAATGTCTTGGTTTTGGATATCGGTGGGGGAACGACGGATTTAGCTTTGATTAACCTTTCTCTGGAAGAGAAAGACCCGTTTGAACGAGATGAAGATCGGGGTGCTGGGGGAAGGTACTACGTGCTAACTCCCACGTTTATTGGCTCTTCGGGTCATTTGCAATTAGGTGGAGAGTTAATTACGCTGCGGATTTTTAAATTGCTGAAAGTGGCGATCGCAGATTGTTTGCTGACCGCAGTAACTTCAGGAGATTTGGAATGTCAAAAGCTGGAAGATGAGATTGCGGGATTGAGCGATCGCTTCCTCACTAAAGATGGCAAATATAAAATTGGTTCCTTGTGGGAATGCGTTGACAAGAAAACCTCCAATCCTGAAGAAGACCCCGCTTATAACGACGCGCTGAAAGATGCAGAAAAAATCCTACCGACGAAATGGAAAAATAATCCCTCTCGCTTGCAAACTTTTTACGAAATTTGGGATTATGCGGAAGAAATAAAAATTGAAATTAACCAAAATATAGACCGGGAAAGGGTTGTACTTACTGAGAAAAAGATTTCTGATTTGCTCAAACAAAGTGGAATTGACTTCAAGGTGAAATCTGCCGATCGCCTCAACGTGAAAATAAACAGACAGCAATTTGAAAATGCTGTTTCTCCGGTAGTTGAAGATGCAGTACGCATCGCCAAAGGACTGGTGGAAAGTCGCTTGGGATATCAGTCAGAAAATCACCGCCAAGAAAAAGTCGATTGGTTAATTTTATCCGGTCAAACGTGCAAAATTTATTTGGTAGAAGAACTGGTAAAACAAGAGTTTAGCAAATATGACTATTTCGTTTGGAATCCAGAACGAGTAACTTTTGTACCAGAATTTAGTAAAATGGCGACTTCGGTGGGTGCTTGCTATGCAGAAAAGCTGCGTCAGTACGGTTTTGATTTAGAAGCAGCAAAGGGAATGCTGCGTCTGGGTGTCAATCAACTAGATATCGATGTCAAAAATTTGTTTTATTTTCTCCCTTGTTCGTTTACCCTAAAAACTCAGGGAGAAAGAGATCGATTGATTTTCCGGAATGGTCGGGAACTGCGTCAACTTAGCGATCGCGATTCGATCGCCAAAACTCGCAGCGATTGGGAAGGAGTTCCCTTAACTATTACGATCTACCGTCAAGATTTTGATGGCGCAAATCCGATGCTCTGGGGAGGATACAATATTAATAGATTGGTACGCCAATTGGGAATGGAAGAAGATGAGTTTAAGGCGAAAATTAAAGTTCAATTTGAAATCGACCAAAAATTGCAATTTAAATTACTGTTTTGTCAGGGAACTCCCCATTCCTTAATTAGTGCTAGCTGTGAAAGTTTGGATCTCAAAAAAGCGATCGCAGCAGCATCGCCGGAATTAGCTAACCAACCGATTATTTCCCAAGATGGTAAATTGCTTTGCGATATTGCAGTTTACGTGATCGAATTGCAAACTGTCAGCGTTGGGCCAAAAGATCCGCCTCTCGTATTCGACAGTCAAGTTGATTATAGCAAATTTATGGAAGGTTTTCGTTATGAAAGTAATGTCAAAGAACAAGGAACTGGATTAATTAGCAAACCTTTACCTGAATTTCCTCGTAAAGGAAAACATACTTTCTGTTTTCGCGATCCTATAACCGATCGATGGGAAACAATTGGCGAATTAAGCCGTCCGGGTGGCAAAAGCGATTATAATTATCAATATTATGTCACTCTCGACGATAAAGGTATTCTGCGAATTCACGCGGGAGAAATACCTTATTGGACATCTGATAATCCCGAATGTCTCAAACAAGAAGGATGCGTTTTTGAAACGGGGTTGGAGGATAAACCGAAAGAAATTGATGAAAACCGCGATCCGTTTTGTGGGATTCACTAA